The following coding sequences lie in one Nocardioides sambongensis genomic window:
- a CDS encoding lysozyme family protein has product MGAVSSGVALQMSAQDASAPSPALPPGPVIIGSADVEPDTAVPAGLRRSRLPHEVAANAERPYPRDLRVAAQDVRDLPPAAMAAYQRADLVLQDAAPGCGMSWTLLAAVGHVESDHGRADGGKVGARGVVRPDVIGAALNGKRGTERQSDTDNGRLDGDRRWDRAVGPLGLTPTLWAVVGVDGDADGTRNPQDLDDAALAVGVTLCSQEGDLTRARPLAAALEQYNPAAGYADLVARLAHHFETDARRLDLPAPDTVPISLPLDLGAPLGSSTPTSRPTADTDGPLDSLDTDPDGSLDAKPGTRPSGRPSLSAEPTAGPTTKPTTKPTTKPTTKPTTKPTTKPTTKPTTEPTDEPTACPTPTETATVTAEPVEQPTGTATEQPTELPTEDDPVEDCSPTPRATATVTVTVTPLAGPTGKPLATP; this is encoded by the coding sequence ATGGGGGCTGTGTCCAGCGGTGTCGCCCTGCAGATGTCCGCCCAGGACGCCTCCGCCCCGTCCCCCGCGCTCCCGCCCGGCCCCGTGATCATCGGCAGCGCCGACGTCGAGCCGGACACCGCGGTGCCCGCCGGGCTGCGCCGCTCGCGGCTGCCGCACGAGGTCGCCGCCAACGCCGAACGCCCCTACCCGCGGGACCTGCGGGTGGCCGCGCAGGACGTGCGCGACCTGCCCCCGGCCGCGATGGCCGCCTACCAGCGCGCCGACCTGGTGCTGCAGGACGCGGCGCCCGGCTGCGGGATGTCGTGGACCCTGCTGGCCGCGGTCGGCCACGTGGAGTCCGACCACGGACGTGCCGACGGCGGCAAGGTCGGGGCCCGCGGCGTCGTACGTCCCGACGTGATCGGGGCGGCGCTCAACGGCAAGCGCGGCACCGAGCGGCAGTCCGACACCGACAACGGGCGGTTGGACGGCGACCGTCGCTGGGACCGGGCCGTCGGCCCCCTCGGTCTCACCCCCACGCTGTGGGCGGTGGTCGGCGTCGACGGCGACGCGGACGGCACCCGCAACCCGCAGGACCTCGACGACGCGGCGCTGGCCGTCGGCGTGACGCTGTGCAGCCAGGAGGGTGACCTGACCCGCGCCCGGCCGCTGGCCGCGGCGCTCGAGCAGTACAACCCGGCGGCCGGCTACGCCGACCTGGTGGCCCGACTTGCGCACCACTTCGAGACGGACGCTCGCCGGCTCGACCTGCCGGCCCCGGACACCGTCCCGATCAGCCTGCCGCTGGACCTCGGCGCCCCGTTGGGCTCGTCGACGCCGACCTCGAGGCCGACGGCCGACACCGACGGCCCGCTCGACTCCCTCGACACCGACCCCGACGGCTCCCTCGACGCGAAGCCCGGCACCCGGCCCTCCGGACGGCCGAGCCTCTCCGCCGAGCCGACAGCGGGACCGACGACCAAGCCGACCACGAAGCCGACCACCAAGCCGACCACCAAGCCCACCACCAAGCCCACCACCAAGCCCACGACCAAGCCGACCACCGAGCCGACCGACGAGCCCACCGCCTGCCCGACGCCCACGGAGACCGCGACGGTCACCGCCGAGCCGGTCGAGCAGCCCACCGGGACCGCCACCGAGCAGCCCACCGAGCTGCCCACCGAGGACGACCCGGTCGAGGACTGCTCGCCGACCCCCCGGGCCACCGCGACCGTCACCGTGACGGTGACTCCGCTGGCCGGCCCGACCGGCAAGCCCCTCGCGACGCCCTGA
- a CDS encoding SGNH/GDSL hydrolase family protein: MIRHTSAHTSTTTTGRRRRTATVIAAAAATALLAPLALAPPSAGAAPVERSGTDRTGAERPRASAVVNGDDPIDYVALGDSYSAGPLVPALQLGDLGCIRSTNNYPAFLADYFDVASFTDVTCSGAETDDLDRQRQSTIIPGPAPARQVGALSRATDLVTVGIGGNDYSLFGSMIDVCGEVAKARPNGAPCKAHFTNRKGVDTKLRDAKRIQRDVARSLRAVRRNAPNAEVYVVGYPRLLPERGSCDAVGFAKGDYAWGNRVERRLNLSLRNAAKATGARYVDLYPASRGHDACAKQEAWINGKTLNPLRAANFHPYLRGMRGAAQAIYHQLTGGRTAPAGVFAWPPIGGQPTVRMTPDRARTITDAWARWEESQGS, translated from the coding sequence ATGATCCGACACACATCTGCACACACGTCCACCACCACGACCGGCCGGCGACGCCGCACGGCCACCGTGATCGCGGCCGCCGCGGCCACGGCCCTGCTCGCTCCGCTGGCACTCGCGCCGCCGAGCGCCGGGGCGGCTCCCGTCGAACGTTCCGGGACGGACCGGACCGGCGCGGAGCGGCCGCGGGCATCGGCCGTGGTCAACGGCGACGACCCGATCGACTACGTCGCCCTCGGCGACTCCTACAGCGCCGGCCCCCTGGTGCCGGCGCTGCAGCTGGGCGACCTGGGCTGCATCCGGTCGACCAACAACTATCCGGCGTTCCTGGCCGACTACTTCGACGTCGCCAGCTTCACCGACGTCACCTGCTCCGGCGCCGAGACCGACGACCTGGACCGGCAGCGCCAGTCGACCATCATCCCCGGGCCCGCGCCGGCCCGGCAGGTCGGCGCGCTGTCCCGGGCCACCGACCTGGTCACCGTCGGCATCGGCGGCAACGACTACAGCCTCTTCGGGTCGATGATCGACGTCTGCGGCGAGGTCGCGAAGGCACGGCCGAACGGCGCCCCCTGCAAGGCCCACTTCACCAACCGCAAGGGGGTGGACACCAAGCTGCGTGACGCCAAGCGGATCCAGCGCGACGTCGCCCGCTCGCTCCGGGCGGTGCGTCGCAACGCCCCCAACGCCGAGGTCTACGTCGTCGGCTACCCGCGGCTGCTCCCCGAGCGGGGCTCCTGCGACGCGGTCGGCTTCGCGAAGGGCGACTACGCCTGGGGGAACCGGGTCGAACGACGCCTCAACCTCTCGCTGCGCAACGCGGCGAAGGCCACCGGCGCCCGGTACGTCGACCTCTACCCCGCCTCGCGCGGCCACGACGCCTGCGCGAAGCAGGAGGCCTGGATCAACGGCAAGACCCTGAACCCGCTGCGCGCCGCCAACTTCCACCCCTACCTGCGCGGGATGCGCGGGGCGGCGCAGGCGATCTACCACCAGCTCACCGGCGGACGCACCGCCCCCGCCGGCGTCTTCGCCTGGCCGCCGATCGGCGGGCAGCCGACGGTCCGGATGACGCCGGACCGCGCCCGGACGATCACCGACGCGTGGGCGCGGTGGGAGGAGTCGCAGGGCTCCTGA
- a CDS encoding SDR family NAD(P)-dependent oxidoreductase, with product MNDQSAATPPQAAPVAVVTGAAGNIGRRLLDRLATAGYRVVGLDLPGALPAGDARFRGCDITDDAEVRTVLAAVVADLGRIDVLVNNAGISAIGRFEDHDVAVHRRVVEVNHLGAIACTQAALPALRRSGGRVVVIGSVTGFAPVLGRPAYVGAKHAVTGLFEALRIELAPDGVGVTLVHPTFVTGGMGEAGPRASGRVRATTGAEVTADDVARAVVEAVRSGRDRVLVGRTAWLSWHLYRHAPALYTRLMKRRLARTAVHGDLRGAP from the coding sequence GTGAACGACCAGTCCGCCGCCACCCCACCGCAGGCCGCTCCCGTCGCGGTGGTCACCGGAGCGGCCGGCAACATCGGCCGGCGCCTGCTCGACCGCTTGGCCACCGCCGGCTACCGCGTGGTCGGCCTCGACCTGCCCGGTGCGCTGCCCGCCGGCGACGCCCGGTTCCGCGGCTGCGACATCACCGACGACGCCGAGGTCCGGACCGTCCTCGCCGCGGTGGTGGCCGACCTGGGGCGGATCGACGTACTGGTGAACAACGCGGGGATCTCAGCGATCGGGCGCTTCGAGGACCACGACGTCGCCGTGCACCGACGGGTGGTCGAGGTGAACCACCTCGGCGCCATCGCCTGCACCCAGGCGGCGCTGCCGGCGCTGCGCCGCTCCGGCGGGCGGGTGGTGGTGATCGGCTCGGTCACCGGCTTCGCCCCGGTCCTGGGACGGCCGGCCTACGTCGGCGCGAAGCACGCGGTGACCGGACTCTTCGAGGCGCTGCGCATCGAGCTCGCCCCCGACGGGGTCGGGGTCACCCTGGTCCACCCCACCTTCGTGACCGGCGGCATGGGCGAGGCCGGTCCGCGGGCCTCGGGCCGGGTGCGGGCGACCACCGGGGCCGAGGTGACCGCCGACGACGTGGCGCGCGCGGTAGTCGAGGCGGTCCGCAGCGGCCGCGACCGGGTGCTGGTCGGCCGGACCGCGTGGCTCTCCTGGCACCTCTACCGGCACGCGCCGGCCCTCTACACCCGATTGATGAAACGCCGCCTGGCACGCACCGCCGTGCACGGCGACCTGCGAGGAGCACCCTGA
- a CDS encoding flavin-containing monooxygenase: MNEPGYAVIGAGPSGLAGARNLQRVGLPWTGYELADGVGGLWNIDGPRSTVYDSAHLISSRTTTEFTEFPMSTDVADYPSHRELLRYFQEFADTFDLRSGYRFGTEVNALEPVDGGRGGWQVTSTGPDGTHTELHRGVVVANGTLSEPAVPRFEGEFSGEIFHTSRYKSATVFAGKRVLVIGAGNSGCDIAVDAVHHAASVDISVRRGYYFVPKYILGKPADTLNQGRPLPARIKQAVDSRVLKLFTGDPVRFGFPKPDYRIYESHPVVNSLVLHHVGHGDIGVRPDIRRFDGEDVVFADGTRRAYDVVVLATGYHLHYPFLDPALLSWAGPGSGTAPDLYLNIFPQKAANLFVLGMIEASGIGWQGRYEQAELVAAYLRARRDDPAAADAFDERVRGPRPDLTGGYHYLGLERMSYYVNKDAYRGEVRAAVAELGPEGSR, from the coding sequence ATGAACGAACCCGGCTACGCCGTCATCGGCGCCGGACCCTCCGGCCTCGCCGGCGCTCGCAACCTGCAGCGGGTGGGACTGCCCTGGACCGGCTACGAGCTCGCCGACGGCGTCGGGGGCCTCTGGAACATCGACGGCCCGCGCAGCACCGTCTACGACTCCGCCCACCTGATCTCGTCGCGTACGACGACCGAGTTCACCGAGTTCCCGATGTCGACCGACGTCGCGGACTACCCGAGCCACCGCGAGCTGTTGCGGTACTTCCAGGAGTTCGCCGACACCTTCGACCTGCGCTCGGGCTACCGCTTCGGCACCGAGGTGAACGCCCTCGAGCCGGTCGACGGCGGCCGGGGCGGTTGGCAGGTGACCAGCACCGGCCCCGACGGCACGCACACCGAGCTGCACCGCGGAGTGGTGGTGGCCAACGGGACGCTCAGCGAGCCGGCGGTGCCGCGGTTCGAGGGCGAGTTCAGCGGCGAGATCTTCCACACCAGCCGCTACAAGTCGGCGACCGTCTTCGCCGGCAAGCGGGTGCTGGTCATCGGTGCCGGCAACTCCGGCTGCGACATCGCCGTCGACGCGGTGCACCACGCGGCCAGCGTCGACATCAGCGTGCGCCGCGGCTACTACTTCGTGCCGAAGTACATCCTCGGCAAGCCCGCCGACACCCTCAACCAGGGGCGCCCGCTGCCCGCCCGGATCAAGCAGGCGGTCGACAGCCGGGTGCTCAAGCTCTTCACCGGCGACCCGGTCCGGTTCGGCTTCCCCAAGCCCGACTACCGGATCTACGAGTCGCACCCGGTGGTGAACTCGCTGGTCCTGCACCACGTCGGGCACGGCGACATCGGGGTCCGCCCGGACATCCGGCGCTTCGACGGCGAGGACGTGGTCTTCGCCGACGGCACCCGCCGGGCGTACGACGTGGTGGTGCTGGCCACCGGCTACCACCTGCACTACCCGTTCCTCGACCCGGCGCTGCTCTCCTGGGCCGGACCCGGCAGCGGGACCGCGCCGGACCTCTACCTCAACATCTTCCCTCAGAAGGCGGCCAACCTCTTCGTGCTCGGGATGATCGAGGCCTCCGGCATCGGGTGGCAGGGTCGCTACGAACAGGCCGAGCTGGTGGCGGCGTACCTGCGGGCGCGCCGAGACGACCCGGCGGCCGCCGACGCCTTCGACGAGCGGGTGCGGGGACCGCGGCCGGACCTGACCGGCGGCTACCACTACCTCGGGCTGGAGCGGATGAGCTACTACGTCAACAAGGACGCCTACCGCGGCGAGGTGCGGGCCGCCGTCGCCGAGCTCGGTCCGGAGGGCTCCCGGTGA
- a CDS encoding bile acid:sodium symporter family protein has translation MSGLLPQVAVLAADVDTINIDFDEGSLTTLKIVIGAILFGIALDTKLDDFAAAARRPGVIGIGVLAQFLLLPAITFLLTLALDIRGSVALGMILVACCPPGNVSNILTHRARGDVALSVSMTAVGNVLAIFVMPLNMALWGSLHPTGSAMLEDIELSAVDMFSEIAFVIGLPFVAGIAIARFWPAFAARASRVVSPLAFLALGAVIVIGVTNNWSIFVTYIGIVLVAVFLHDALALGLGYSIARLTRLPAASVRAMTFEVGIRNAGLGLLLVFTYFDGLGGMALVAAWWGIWDIIAGLAVAQVWRSRRTTPEGTAVEGSAA, from the coding sequence GTGAGCGGCCTGCTGCCCCAGGTGGCGGTGCTCGCCGCCGACGTCGACACGATCAACATCGACTTCGACGAGGGGTCGCTGACCACGCTGAAGATCGTGATCGGCGCGATCCTGTTCGGGATCGCGCTGGACACCAAGCTGGACGACTTCGCGGCCGCGGCGCGACGACCCGGCGTGATCGGGATCGGCGTGCTCGCCCAGTTCCTGCTGCTCCCGGCGATCACCTTCCTGCTCACCCTCGCCCTGGACATCCGCGGGTCGGTCGCGCTCGGGATGATCCTGGTCGCCTGCTGCCCGCCCGGCAACGTCTCCAACATCCTCACCCACCGGGCGCGGGGCGACGTGGCGCTGTCGGTGTCGATGACCGCGGTGGGCAACGTGCTGGCGATCTTCGTGATGCCGCTCAACATGGCGCTGTGGGGCTCGCTGCACCCCACCGGTAGCGCGATGCTGGAGGACATCGAGCTCTCCGCGGTGGACATGTTCTCCGAGATCGCCTTCGTGATCGGGCTCCCGTTCGTCGCCGGGATCGCCATCGCCCGCTTCTGGCCGGCGTTCGCGGCCCGGGCCAGCCGGGTGGTGAGTCCGCTGGCCTTCCTGGCGCTCGGCGCGGTGATCGTCATCGGCGTCACCAACAACTGGTCGATCTTCGTCACCTACATCGGGATCGTGCTGGTGGCGGTCTTCCTGCACGACGCGCTCGCCCTGGGACTGGGCTACTCGATCGCCCGGCTCACCCGGCTGCCGGCGGCCAGCGTGCGGGCGATGACCTTCGAGGTCGGCATCCGCAACGCCGGCCTCGGACTGCTGCTGGTCTTCACCTACTTCGACGGCCTCGGCGGGATGGCGCTGGTGGCCGCGTGGTGGGGCATCTGGGACATCATCGCCGGCCTCGCCGTCGCGCAGGTGTGGCGCTCGCGCCGGACCACGCCGGAGGGCACGGCCGTCGAAGGGAGCGCGGCATGA
- a CDS encoding thiamine pyrophosphate-dependent enzyme, producing MVGDALNPFTDAIRRQDGLDWVGVRHEEAAAFAAGAQAQLTQRVGVCMGTVGPGAIHLLNGLYDAKKSHAPVLAIVGQVPREEIGSEFFQEVDNDALFADVAVWTRTVTEVDQMPHLLEEAVNAAYSRPGVAVLSVPGDVGGLDLPRGTEPPRFAHPPQPAAADHQDVRRAAELLGGASRVTLLVGQGARGARRQVLDLAERLKAPMVLSLKAKDGFDDDNPYEIGQSGLIGNPATAEAFSACDVLFMIGTDFPYREFLPKDTTVIQLDSRVAHVGRRTAVAHSLVGDAGATLTELLGLVDARESSAHLDAARRIYTEWGEAQARLADPGHDRHGIGRLRGKLDNPDARIRPEVVAAALERHAAPDAVFTTDTGMSTVWLSRFIRMTGGRRLLGSYNLGSMANAMPQALGVQALDRERQVVSLSGDGGLTMLLGDLITAVTYELPVKIVVFDNGRLGMVKLEMEQVGMPEFGTVLHNPDLAAVARSLGLHGVRVTDPADVDDAVAGALAHPGPVLLDVVTNPDEVSIPSRPTLGQGWGFAIAKAKEFLVSPE from the coding sequence GTGGTCGGCGACGCACTCAACCCCTTCACCGACGCGATCCGCCGTCAGGACGGACTGGACTGGGTCGGGGTGCGCCACGAGGAGGCCGCCGCCTTCGCCGCCGGCGCCCAGGCCCAGCTGACCCAGCGGGTCGGGGTCTGCATGGGCACCGTGGGGCCGGGCGCGATCCACCTGCTCAACGGCCTCTACGACGCCAAGAAGTCGCACGCCCCGGTGCTGGCCATCGTGGGGCAGGTGCCGCGGGAGGAGATCGGCTCCGAGTTCTTCCAGGAGGTCGACAACGACGCCCTCTTCGCCGATGTCGCGGTGTGGACCCGGACGGTGACCGAGGTGGACCAGATGCCGCACCTGCTCGAGGAGGCGGTCAACGCCGCCTACAGCCGTCCCGGCGTCGCGGTGCTCTCGGTGCCCGGCGACGTCGGCGGTCTCGACCTCCCGCGCGGCACCGAGCCGCCCCGCTTCGCCCACCCGCCGCAGCCCGCGGCCGCCGACCACCAGGACGTACGACGGGCCGCGGAGCTGCTGGGCGGCGCCAGTCGGGTGACCCTGCTCGTCGGTCAGGGCGCCCGCGGCGCCCGGCGGCAGGTGCTCGACCTGGCCGAGCGGTTGAAGGCGCCGATGGTGCTGTCGCTGAAGGCGAAGGACGGCTTCGACGACGACAACCCCTACGAGATCGGCCAGTCCGGGCTGATCGGCAACCCGGCCACCGCGGAGGCGTTCTCGGCCTGCGACGTGCTCTTCATGATCGGCACCGACTTCCCCTACCGGGAGTTCCTGCCGAAGGACACCACGGTGATCCAGCTGGACAGCCGGGTGGCGCACGTGGGACGTCGTACCGCCGTCGCGCACTCGCTGGTCGGCGATGCCGGTGCGACCCTGACCGAGCTCCTCGGGCTGGTCGACGCCCGGGAGAGCAGCGCCCACCTGGACGCCGCCCGCCGCATCTACACCGAGTGGGGCGAGGCGCAGGCGCGGCTGGCCGACCCCGGCCACGACCGTCACGGCATCGGGCGGCTGCGGGGCAAGCTGGACAACCCCGACGCGCGGATCCGCCCCGAGGTGGTCGCCGCGGCGCTCGAGCGGCATGCGGCGCCGGACGCGGTCTTCACCACCGACACCGGGATGTCGACGGTCTGGCTCTCCCGGTTCATCCGGATGACCGGTGGTCGTCGGCTGCTGGGCTCCTACAACCTCGGCTCCATGGCCAACGCGATGCCGCAGGCGCTGGGGGTGCAGGCGCTGGACCGGGAGCGGCAGGTGGTCTCGCTCTCCGGTGACGGTGGGTTGACCATGCTGCTCGGCGACCTGATCACCGCGGTCACCTACGAACTGCCGGTGAAGATCGTGGTCTTCGACAACGGCCGGCTCGGCATGGTGAAGCTGGAGATGGAGCAGGTCGGCATGCCCGAGTTCGGCACCGTGCTGCACAACCCCGACCTGGCCGCCGTAGCCCGCTCGCTCGGCCTGCACGGGGTGCGGGTCACCGACCCCGCCGACGTCGACGACGCGGTCGCCGGCGCGCTGGCCCACCCGGGACCGGTGCTGCTCGACGTGGTCACCAACCCGGACGAGGTCTCCATCCCCTCCCGCCCGACCCTGGGGCAGGGGTGGGGCTTCGCGATCGCCAAGGCGAAGGAGTTCCTGGTCAGCCCGGAGTAG
- a CDS encoding glutamate synthase-related protein, with amino-acid sequence MLRFYILGVLAFLAVVTTLAAALGGPAWWVLLAVLVGLLGVGIHDVLQRRHSILRNYPVLGHIRYLMEEIRPELQQYFIERNYDGRPFDRDTRSSIYERAKGIKGEQPFGTERDVYRNGYEYLVHSARPRPTMEQTPMVRVGGPDCTRPYDVALMNISSMSFGALSGNAVEAMNRGAAMGGFAHETGEGGISRYHRSGGDLVWEIGSGYFGCRTPRATSTPSASPPPSPTTGSRWSASSSARVPSPGSGACCPDPR; translated from the coding sequence GTGCTGCGCTTCTACATCCTCGGAGTCCTCGCCTTCCTGGCGGTCGTGACCACGTTGGCCGCCGCCCTCGGCGGTCCCGCCTGGTGGGTGCTGCTCGCCGTGCTGGTCGGGCTGCTCGGCGTCGGGATCCACGACGTGCTCCAGCGGCGCCACTCGATCCTGCGCAACTACCCCGTGCTCGGGCACATCCGCTACCTGATGGAGGAGATCCGTCCGGAGCTGCAGCAGTACTTCATCGAGCGCAACTACGACGGTCGGCCGTTCGACCGGGACACCCGCTCCTCGATCTACGAGCGGGCCAAGGGGATCAAGGGGGAGCAGCCCTTCGGCACCGAGCGGGACGTCTACCGCAACGGCTACGAGTACCTGGTGCACTCCGCCCGTCCGCGGCCGACCATGGAGCAGACCCCGATGGTGCGGGTGGGCGGCCCGGACTGCACCCGCCCGTACGACGTCGCGCTGATGAACATCTCCTCGATGAGCTTCGGCGCGCTCAGCGGCAACGCGGTCGAGGCGATGAACCGCGGGGCCGCGATGGGCGGGTTCGCCCACGAGACCGGCGAGGGCGGGATCAGCCGCTACCACCGCAGCGGGGGAGACCTGGTCTGGGAGATCGGGTCCGGCTACTTCGGCTGCCGCACCCCGAGGGCCACTTCGACGCCGAGCGCTTCGCCGCCACCGTCGCCGACGACCGGGTCAAGATGGTCAGCATCAAGCTCAGCCAGGGTGCCAAGCCCGGGATCGGGGGCGTGCTGCCCGGACCCAAGGTGA
- a CDS encoding winged helix-turn-helix transcriptional regulator has protein sequence MAGYGQFCPMAKAMEVLDERWTLLVVRELLLGSTHFNELRRGNPRMSPALLSKRLRTLERAGVVRRELVEGRTRYTLTPAGEELRPVIEALQVWGARWVGSLGVEDLDPHLLLWDIQRTMPMERWPSGRTVVAVRFPDVEPRVSSWWMCVSDRTPDVCDVDPGFEVLGWLHVSLRTLSEIWRGDRSWSTAARDGLFSVDGPPELARRLPEWIGQSSAAAVPRPQQAGLVGPAS, from the coding sequence ATGGCGGGTTACGGCCAGTTCTGCCCGATGGCGAAGGCGATGGAGGTGCTCGACGAGCGCTGGACGCTGCTCGTCGTGCGCGAGCTGCTGCTGGGCAGCACCCACTTCAACGAGCTGCGCCGCGGCAACCCGCGGATGTCGCCGGCCCTGCTGTCCAAGCGGCTGCGCACCCTCGAGCGCGCCGGCGTCGTACGGCGGGAGCTGGTGGAGGGACGGACCCGCTACACGCTCACCCCGGCCGGCGAGGAGCTGCGCCCGGTGATCGAGGCCCTCCAGGTCTGGGGTGCGCGCTGGGTCGGCAGCCTCGGTGTCGAGGACCTGGACCCGCACCTGCTGCTCTGGGACATCCAGCGGACGATGCCGATGGAGCGGTGGCCCTCGGGCCGGACGGTGGTCGCGGTGCGGTTCCCCGACGTCGAGCCCCGGGTCTCCTCCTGGTGGATGTGCGTCAGCGACCGGACCCCGGACGTGTGCGACGTCGATCCCGGCTTCGAGGTGCTCGGGTGGCTCCACGTCTCCCTGCGCACCCTCTCGGAGATCTGGCGCGGCGATCGCTCCTGGTCCACGGCCGCGCGGGACGGTCTGTTCAGCGTGGACGGCCCGCCGGAGCTGGCCCGCCGGCTGCCGGAGTGGATCGGCCAGTCGTCGGCGGCCGCGGTCCCGCGCCCGCAGCAGGCTGGACTCGTCGGGCCTGCTTCGTAG
- a CDS encoding NAD-dependent epimerase/dehydratase family protein produces MDVTDAAQVDAVIGAHRPAVVVHLASIVTPGKGSTRDLEYDVDVNGARHVLRACLDHGVRRVVVSSSGAAYGYHPDNGAAHQGWLTEEDPVRGNVEFAYSHHKRLVEEQLADLRRDHPELEQVVLRIGTILGERVDNQITALFQRRRLLKIRGADSPFVFIWDTDVAGVIQRAVDAEQTGVFNVAGDGALSIGEIARRLGRPMLVVPEPVLRGALAVAHRLGLSPYGPEQTRFLQYRPVLDNTRLKEVFGYTPSKTSAQAFDAWRAARGL; encoded by the coding sequence ATGGACGTCACCGACGCCGCGCAGGTCGATGCCGTGATCGGCGCGCACCGTCCCGCGGTGGTGGTGCACCTGGCCTCGATCGTCACCCCCGGCAAGGGGTCGACCCGGGACCTCGAGTACGACGTCGACGTCAACGGCGCCCGGCACGTGCTGCGCGCGTGCCTGGACCACGGCGTGCGGCGGGTGGTGGTCTCCTCCTCGGGCGCGGCCTACGGCTATCACCCCGACAACGGGGCGGCGCACCAGGGCTGGCTCACCGAGGAGGACCCGGTGCGCGGCAACGTCGAGTTCGCCTACAGCCACCACAAGCGGCTGGTCGAGGAGCAGCTCGCGGACCTGCGACGCGACCACCCCGAGCTCGAGCAGGTGGTGCTCCGGATCGGCACCATCCTCGGTGAGCGCGTGGACAACCAGATCACCGCGCTCTTCCAGCGCCGTCGGCTGCTCAAGATCCGCGGCGCCGACTCGCCGTTCGTCTTCATCTGGGACACCGACGTGGCCGGCGTGATCCAGCGGGCGGTCGACGCCGAGCAGACGGGTGTCTTCAACGTGGCCGGTGACGGCGCGCTGAGCATCGGCGAGATCGCGCGCCGGCTGGGCCGGCCGATGCTGGTGGTGCCCGAGCCGGTGCTCCGGGGCGCGCTGGCGGTGGCGCACCGGCTCGGCCTGTCGCCGTACGGGCCGGAGCAGACGCGCTTCCTGCAGTATCGCCCGGTGCTCGACAACACCCGGCTCAAGGAGGTCTTCGGCTACACGCCGTCGAAGACCAGTGCGCAGGCCTTCGACGCCTGGCGCGCGGCGCGCGGGCTCTGA